In a single window of the Chaetodon trifascialis isolate fChaTrf1 chromosome 19, fChaTrf1.hap1, whole genome shotgun sequence genome:
- the rpl7l1 gene encoding 60S ribosomal protein L7-like 1, with the protein MAEAESKKVIKLVPEYLLKKRKSYQAIKATQAKLALLEKRKVSKGKALKFKRLEDFLKDSHKRHRDETRIQRSERRPPAPLPPAKNKLAFAVRIREIKGVSPKVMKVIQMLRLRKIFSGAFVKINKTSVAMMKVVEPYVAWGFPNLKSVRELILKRGQTRIGRRRVPLTDNTFIEQHMGKHGIICLEDLIHEIYSVGKGFRAANNFLLPFKLSVARHAARDKAGLLKDLGNPGFRGTDINSIIRQLN; encoded by the exons ATGGCTGAAGCCGA GTCAAAAAAAGTGATCAAGTTAGTTCCTGAGTATCtcctgaaaaaaaggaaatcgTATCAGGCCATCAAAGCCACACAAGCCAAGCTCGCACTGCTTGAGAAGAGAAAG GTATCAAAAGGTAAAGCGTTAAAGTTCAAGCGTTTGGAAGACTTCTTGAAAGACAGTCACAAGAGGCACCGTGATGAAACGCGGATCCAGAGGTCTGAGCGCAGGCCCCCTGCCCCTCTGCCTCCTGCTAAGAACAAGCTAGCCTTCGCCGTCCGCATCAGAGA GATTAAAGGTGTCAGTCCCAAAGTGATGAAGGTGATCCAGATGTTGAGACTGAGGAAGATCTTCAGCGGGGCCTTCGTCAAAATCAACAAGACATCTGTGGCCATGATGAAGGTGGTGGAGCCCTATGTGGCCTGGGG ATTTCCCAACTTGAAGTCTGTTCGTGAGCTCATTCTGAAGAGAGGACAGACCAGGATAGGCAGGAGGAGAGTTCCTCTAACAGACAACACCTTCATTGAGCAGCACATGG GTAAACATGGCATCATCTGTTTGGAGGACCTGATTCACGAGATCTACTCAGTTGGCAAGGGCTTCCGGGCTGCCAACAACTTCCTGTTGCCTTTCAAGCTGTCAGTGGCTCGTCACGCTGCCAGAGATAAGGCTGGGCTCCTGAAGGACCTGGGAAACCCTGGATTCCGTGGTACAGACATTAACTCTATCATCAGACAACTGAACTGA